The genomic DNA GCATCGCCAGCTCCGCCAGCGCGGCAAAGCTGTAAGCATTCTGCGTCTCGCGGCGCACCTCCTGGATCATCCAGAGTCCCATAATATTTTTGAGAAAACGATACGTGCCGTAAACGCCCCACTCATTCGTATAATTGGCGTTCATTGCCTCGGCCGTGTTCAGCGGAGTGCTGCGCTCCACACCCAGCAAAGACCATGTCCCGCTGCTGATATATGCCCAGGACGTATGCGGCTGAGCCGGGACCCCCGCAACGGCCGAGGCCGTATCATGGGTCGGAGCAACGATGAGCTCGCAATCGGGCAAATCGTACTGCCGCTGCAGCTCAGGTGAGATTCTTCCCAGCTTCACGCCCGGCTCCGTAAGCTTCGCGAATTGATCGCGGCGCAGTCCCAATAGCCCGAGCAGTTTACTGTCAAAATCTCTTTCCGCCAAATTCAGAAGCTGCATGGTCGAGGCGTTCGTCACTTCGTTTATGAGCTTGCCGGTTAAGCGGTAATATAGATAGTCCGGTACCATTACGATTTTGGCGGCTTGGGAGAGCTGATCGTCTTCATGAACATAGAGCTGGTACAATGTGTTGAACGGCAGCTCTTGAATTCCTGTCCTGCTGTACACCTCGGCTCTGCTAATCTTTCGGTGCAGACGATCCGGGGCGTCCTTTGTCCTGCCGTCCCGATAAGCGTACACCTCATGAATGCGCTTTCCATTATCGTCAAGAAGTACATAATCGACAGCCCACGTATCGATCCCAAGCGTACAGGCTTCTATCCCCTCCTTCTTGGCTTGCTGCAATCCCTTGACAATTTCCGCAAATAAGTAATCGATGTCCCAATAATCATGCCCTTCTGTTTCGGTAAAAGAATTGCTGAAGCGATGAATTTCCTGCAGTTCGATCCTCCGCTCCTGCTGATGAAGGGTTCCCCTCACCAGGCGTCCGCTCGAGGCGCCGATATCTACGGCAATGTAGTTCTTCATTCCATACCCATCTCCTTAATAAAATAAGGTATGACATCATCCTAATCCCAAAATACCATAAAAGTCAACATAAATACATATTTATTTCTTTTTTTATATCTGTTTTTGTTTATTTCGTAATTGGTTTTATTTTGTTTTTGTGTTTCAGCTTGGCTTGTCTGTATTTTTGCTTGATTTTATAGGGAAACAAAATAAACCCGATTCATCGTAGAATCAGGTTTGGACGTTATTTATTGCGGCAGCTTGAAATGATCGGCTATATTAAAGGGGAGGAATTTTATGGAATATACATTTGTATGGCGCATTTTATTGTTTGGACGGAGGAGGGTCAATGATGCATCAATGGCAGCTAACTTCAGCACCGCCACAGCGTACAATCATTACCAAGGAACGAATCGGCGCGTTTTTGCAGGGCTTTCCCGCAGTCTTTCGTTCGAGTGTTTCCAGCGTTCCTGTGACGTATCCAATTACGCTGTGGCAGGACGTAGAGCTTCCCTGGCTGCCAGGCGATCAGTGCGGCAAAACTATCATTCACGGCCAGCAGGCACTGCAGTATTTTCGGGTTCTACCCTATAATGAGGAGATCATCTGGCAAATTCAGCTGGCAAGCATACGGGAAACGAAAGGCTCCCAAGGGCCAATGCAATTGCTGGACTGCGTGATGGATGTCAGGAATGCGCATGAGGAACTCATATTACAGGCGAATACCACCCTTCTTCTGGTGGATCAGCCGAAACCCCAGCGGCAGCTCCAATCGCATACCAACCCAGCTACCCCTAGGCTTGCCCGACGTACTTTACCTTCCGCGCTGTACGGCCTATGGGATAAGGAAAGCTCTCTCGTTCCGGGAGCCGTGCTGATCGATGCCTGCCTCGGCACGATAACCGGGGACATGCTTGTCGCTTATGCCGCAGCTTCCGGCGATTACAATGCCATCCATTTGGATGCGCAGAAGGCAGTGGAATTCGGACTGCCCGGCCGGGTGGCTCATGGCATGCTCGTATTAGGCATGGTCGGAAATCTGCTGCAGGAGCTGCAAACCGCGCATATGAAGCTCAGGAATCTGGAATGCCGCTTTCGCATACCTATTGTGGAAGGGGACACCGTGTTCGCCAAGGTTATTGTTCAGTCCGTAGTCCCTTCTCAGCCTGCGGACAAAGGGACTTTCATCGACGGTGATGTCCTCAATGAAGCAGAAGCCCAAAATAATCCGGTTATCCATTGCCTCCTGGAGGTGTTTATCGTTCGGCCTGAGCCTGATTCTTCGTGTTTTGAATCAAATGCAGCTGCTCCTTATACGCGTGGCCAATCGCAGCGCATATTGGCATACAGCGGTTCGGCCGTTTATGTACTCGTCTAATCCCAATGACCGATCTCCACATTTCCTTTCAGCAGATTTCGCGCAATAATGAGCCGCTGAATTTCATCCGTGCCCTCATAGATGCGCCATACTCTCATCTCCCGGTACCAGCGCTCGATCGGCAGATCTTTGGAATAGCCCATGCCGCCGTAAATTTGCAGCACCCTGTCAACGACTTGGTTGGCGACGCCCGCACCGTACAACTTCGACATGGAGGCATGATGACGCGCATCAAGCTGTTTTTCCACCCGCCATGCCGTATGCAGGACAAGCCATTTCAGCGCCTCGACCTCAACGGCGGAATCGGCAATCATCCATTGAATACTCTGCCTGGAAGCCAGTGTTTCGCCAAAGGTCACCCTTTCGTTCGCATAATCGATCGCCATCTGCAGCAGCCTCTCCGACGCCCCGACCGCAATGGCCGGGACGACCCAGCGTCCTCTGCTGATCCACTGCATTGCCATCGTGAGCCCGTGGTCCACTTCGCCGAGCACATTTTCATCGGGAACGAGCACATGGTCAAACGTCAGCAAGGAGGGGCTTTTATCTCCGCCCATCGTCAGAATCGGTTCCGACGTCCAGCCCATTTCCCGGTCGACAAGAAAACAGGTAATGCCTTTGTTCTTGCCGGTTAATGGATTGGTCACGGCAAAGACAATGGCGAAATCCGCCTCGTTTCCATTCGTAATAAAAGCCTTCTCGCCATTCAAAATCCATCCGCCAACCGTCCGCTTGGCCGACATTTGGATATTGCTTGCATCCGACCCGGCTGCCCGTTCGGTAAGCGCAAAGCAGGACTGTCTTTCCCCGGCAATGACCGGGTACAGATACCGTTCCATCTGCTTCTCATTGCACATGAACAGGATGTTATCCGCCTCCCCGCCCAGTACAAAAGGAACGCAGGTGCGGCCCAGCTCCATTTTTACGATGGCGCTTGTGATCGTTCCCAGATTGGCTCCTCCATATCTTATCGGCGTTTCGATGCCCCAAAGCCCGAGACCTCTAGCTTTGTTCTGAAGCGCCCTAAGCTGCTCCCGGCTGATGCCCTCCTTCCCCTCCCGCTCGTTGAGAAGCAGCTGGCGCTCCAAAGGAATGAGCTCATCAGCAACAAATTGGCGTACGGTGCGTTGAATATGCTTTTGCTCTTCGGTCAGTTCAAAATTCATGCTTCTTTTCAGCTCCTTATGAATATGGTCCGATTATGATCCGATATTAAAGCGATCCCAACTCAATCGAACACCTGCTGCCTCCAAATTCCTCTTGCTGCAAATATGCGGTACAGCTCGACAAGCTGCCTCTCGGTAGGGTGTTTATAGTAGAGCACATCGTAAGCTTGCCTGATCGACTGGCAGATAAGGTCGAGATCGGATAATGCGGTTTGATCGATCACGGCGACTTCCCTGCCTGCTGCCTCGGAAGTAATCGCATTGACCGCTTCGGTGCTATGCTTATAAACCACGATAATGCTGACGGGATAACGGCCCCCCTCATACCCTTGATAGGCCCGGACGACATTTTCGAACCTTACGTAGCAGTCCCACCAGGAAATTCTGATTTGCGGGTTGAAAAATTCCGCCAGGATTTTTTGCGCTTCTACTTCAAAGGACGGGTGGCGGGAGAAGAAATGCTGCAAATTCGCCAGCCAGCCAGCGTAACGGGCCTCATTGAATTCGGAAGGATGATGCACATGATAGGCAAGCGCGTTTTTGTTGAAAATAAATGAACCGCCTCCCTGCTCCAGCCTGTAGCCGAGCTCGCTGTCCTCCAGTCCCCAGCCCACGAAACCGTCATTAAACATGCCGGCTTCGATCAGCCTCTCCCTTCTGACCGATATATTGCAGCTGAAGAACAGATGCCAGGCCGTTCGGAGCGATCCGGCATTCTCGGAAAACCGCTCCATCAGCCAAAACCGTTCATCTTCCTCGAAGGGCGGCAAGCTGCCTGCTTCAAAAAGCGCTTTTCCTCGCCCCCCAGCGATCGCTCCTTGCTCCAAATACCTTCTAAAGCCGATGACAAGCTTGTCCTCCGCAAATTTATGAACGCGCAAATGCTCGGCGACGAATCCCGGGCCGGGAATTTGATCCCCATCCAGAAAAATAACGATATCACCGCTTGCGCTTACAATGCCCTGATTACGGGATGCAGCTCTGCTCGATTCCGCCGTCTCAGGAATGTATTTATAAGTCAGCGGGTAATTTACCGCCAATTGATGAATCATTTCCCCTGTGCCATCCGTTGACCCGTTATCGACGAGTATGACCTCGAAGCCGTCCCCCTCCTGCAGGTATTGGCGGGATAGGGAAGTCAGGCAAGCTTCGATAATTTCTTGCTGATTATAGGCCAGTATGACAATGCTAGCCTTCATAGAATTCTCCTTTCTCGGCTCGCAGCCCGGGAACATGCATTGCCTCGTGGCCGAAAATTATAGGGCAAAGCTGATAACTCCTTTTTATTAAGGTCAATCTATGCGCAATGCCTATAGCAGTCCGTTAATTAAGGCGGCAGCGCGTTCTGCGCCTCCGTAATGACGGGAAGCAATGCTGTCCCGTAATGTTTGCGCCTGCTCCAAAGCACCCCCGCTGAGCATCGTATCCACGGTTTCCGCCAGCCGCTGACCCGTCATCTCGTTAGGGCGGATCATACAGCCGCCGCCAATATGCTGCAGCTGCCTAGCGTTGAACTCCCTTTCCGCCCAGGTAGGAATCATCAATGAAGGTGTGCCTGTCAATAGCGTCGTCATGCAGCTCCCGTGCCCGCCGTGGTGTATCATAATATCGCTTCGCTCTGCCGCCATCACCCCGGATACGTAAGTCGCAAAGCTCACATTCGGAGGAATTTTCTCCTGATCCCCTTCCAGCGGATTAAAGCCCGTAGCGATCAATATTTCCGTAGAAGTATGACCCAGCGCATGGACCACTTCCCTGAAAATATGTCCGCCGCTCTCAACTCCCCATTCCACGAGCCTGCTCGTATACACGAATACGCGTCTTTTCCCGGCTATGCTCCGCTCCTCGGCCAGCCAGGACGGCGGCAGACCTGCCACGCTGTCATCCCTCCAGACGATCGGACCGAC from Paenibacillus woosongensis includes the following:
- a CDS encoding glycosyltransferase, which translates into the protein MKASIVILAYNQQEIIEACLTSLSRQYLQEGDGFEVILVDNGSTDGTGEMIHQLAVNYPLTYKYIPETAESSRAASRNQGIVSASGDIVIFLDGDQIPGPGFVAEHLRVHKFAEDKLVIGFRRYLEQGAIAGGRGKALFEAGSLPPFEEDERFWLMERFSENAGSLRTAWHLFFSCNISVRRERLIEAGMFNDGFVGWGLEDSELGYRLEQGGGSFIFNKNALAYHVHHPSEFNEARYAGWLANLQHFFSRHPSFEVEAQKILAEFFNPQIRISWWDCYVRFENVVRAYQGYEGGRYPVSIIVVYKHSTEAVNAITSEAAGREVAVIDQTALSDLDLICQSIRQAYDVLYYKHPTERQLVELYRIFAARGIWRQQVFD
- the rhaB gene encoding rhamnulokinase, translating into MKNYIAVDIGASSGRLVRGTLHQQERRIELQEIHRFSNSFTETEGHDYWDIDYLFAEIVKGLQQAKKEGIEACTLGIDTWAVDYVLLDDNGKRIHEVYAYRDGRTKDAPDRLHRKISRAEVYSRTGIQELPFNTLYQLYVHEDDQLSQAAKIVMVPDYLYYRLTGKLINEVTNASTMQLLNLAERDFDSKLLGLLGLRRDQFAKLTEPGVKLGRISPELQRQYDLPDCELIVAPTHDTASAVAGVPAQPHTSWAYISSGTWSLLGVERSTPLNTAEAMNANYTNEWGVYGTYRFLKNIMGLWMIQEVRRETQNAYSFAALAELAMREQPFQHLVPCNDQRFLNPRSMTEEIRACCRETGQPEPDTTGKLARCIFDSLALTYKDSIQELQRLTDQRIDTLHIVGGGANNELLCQLTADMAQIEVIAGPSEATALGNIAVQMLSLGQLQGLEEARGIIGNSVPLKRYEPRPIHDLEGVEGMDVAGARWEQIKARLVQPR
- a CDS encoding acyl-CoA dehydrogenase family protein; amino-acid sequence: MNFELTEEQKHIQRTVRQFVADELIPLERQLLLNEREGKEGISREQLRALQNKARGLGLWGIETPIRYGGANLGTITSAIVKMELGRTCVPFVLGGEADNILFMCNEKQMERYLYPVIAGERQSCFALTERAAGSDASNIQMSAKRTVGGWILNGEKAFITNGNEADFAIVFAVTNPLTGKNKGITCFLVDREMGWTSEPILTMGGDKSPSLLTFDHVLVPDENVLGEVDHGLTMAMQWISRGRWVVPAIAVGASERLLQMAIDYANERVTFGETLASRQSIQWMIADSAVEVEALKWLVLHTAWRVEKQLDARHHASMSKLYGAGVANQVVDRVLQIYGGMGYSKDLPIERWYREMRVWRIYEGTDEIQRLIIARNLLKGNVEIGHWD
- a CDS encoding MaoC family dehydratase; translation: MHQWQLTSAPPQRTIITKERIGAFLQGFPAVFRSSVSSVPVTYPITLWQDVELPWLPGDQCGKTIIHGQQALQYFRVLPYNEEIIWQIQLASIRETKGSQGPMQLLDCVMDVRNAHEELILQANTTLLLVDQPKPQRQLQSHTNPATPRLARRTLPSALYGLWDKESSLVPGAVLIDACLGTITGDMLVAYAAASGDYNAIHLDAQKAVEFGLPGRVAHGMLVLGMVGNLLQELQTAHMKLRNLECRFRIPIVEGDTVFAKVIVQSVVPSQPADKGTFIDGDVLNEAEAQNNPVIHCLLEVFIVRPEPDSSCFESNAAAPYTRGQSQRILAYSGSAVYVLV